From a region of the Triticum aestivum cultivar Chinese Spring chromosome 7D, IWGSC CS RefSeq v2.1, whole genome shotgun sequence genome:
- the LOC123166411 gene encoding CBS domain-containing protein CBSX1, chloroplastic isoform X6 encodes MAARLLLLSFDCPAVAGGRRSRLSAVPRMSSGAPLVRPPASSVRAFAVTAARGKLPHRTSVAVEGGGVYTVGDFMTKREQLHVVKPSTSVDEALERLVEHRITGFPVTDDHWNLVGVVSDYDLLALDSISGNGQTEADIFPEVDSTWKELVMFQPSILKSEEITLGHRGLYVDDTGYMIRGGHGQRYSARVLGQERVQAGEVKNQSNLSRRGAVCMLLQVYFLPFKGI; translated from the exons ATGGCCGCCAGGCTGCTGCTCCTCTCCTTCGATTGCCCGGCCGTCGCTGGCGGGCGGCGGTCTCGTCTGTCTGCAGTGCCACGGATGTCTTCCGGTGCACCCCTCGTGCGGCCCCCAGCCTCATCCGTCCGCGCGTTCGCGGTCACCGCCGCTAGAGGCAAGCTGCCGCACCGCACCTCCGTGGCTGTG GAGGGTGGTGGAGTTTACACTGTTGGTGACTTTATGACTAAAAGGGAACAACTCCATGTTGTGAAACCATCCACTTCAGTAGATGAAG CTCTTGAGAGGCTGGTGGAGCATCGAATAACTGGCTTTCCTGTTACCGATGATCACTGGAATTTG GTTGGTGTGGTCTCAGATTATGATCTGTTAGCACTGGACTCGATATCAG GAAATGGACAGACTGAAGCTGACATATTTCCTGAGGTGGACAGCACTTGGAAG GAATTGGTCATGTTCCAGCCATCTATTCTCAAATCTGAAGAGATTACTCTTGGGCATAGAGGTTTGTATGTTGATGACACAGGGTACATGATCAGAGGTGGTCATGGCCAGAGGTATAGTGCCAGAGTATTAGGGCAGGAAAGAGTCCAGGCTGGTGAGGTGAAGAACCAATCCAATCTTTCAAGAAGAGGAGCAGTCTGCATGTTACTCCAGGTATATTTCCTACCCTTTAAAG GAATTTGA
- the LOC123166411 gene encoding CBS domain-containing protein CBSX1, chloroplastic isoform X3 codes for MAARLLLLSFDCPAVAGGRRSRLSAVPRMSSGAPLVRPPASSVRAFAVTAARGKLPHRTSVAVEGGGVYTVGDFMTKREQLHVVKPSTSVDEALERLVEHRITGFPVTDDHWNLVGVVSDYDLLALDSISGNGQTEADIFPEVDSTWKELVMFQPSILKSEEITLGHRGLYVDDTGYMIRGGHGQRYSARVLGQERVQAGEVKNQSNLSRRGAVCMLLQEFECHQAMQEIRASYHLDKEHIC; via the exons ATGGCCGCCAGGCTGCTGCTCCTCTCCTTCGATTGCCCGGCCGTCGCTGGCGGGCGGCGGTCTCGTCTGTCTGCAGTGCCACGGATGTCTTCCGGTGCACCCCTCGTGCGGCCCCCAGCCTCATCCGTCCGCGCGTTCGCGGTCACCGCCGCTAGAGGCAAGCTGCCGCACCGCACCTCCGTGGCTGTG GAGGGTGGTGGAGTTTACACTGTTGGTGACTTTATGACTAAAAGGGAACAACTCCATGTTGTGAAACCATCCACTTCAGTAGATGAAG CTCTTGAGAGGCTGGTGGAGCATCGAATAACTGGCTTTCCTGTTACCGATGATCACTGGAATTTG GTTGGTGTGGTCTCAGATTATGATCTGTTAGCACTGGACTCGATATCAG GAAATGGACAGACTGAAGCTGACATATTTCCTGAGGTGGACAGCACTTGGAAG GAATTGGTCATGTTCCAGCCATCTATTCTCAAATCTGAAGAGATTACTCTTGGGCATAGAGGTTTGTATGTTGATGACACAGGGTACATGATCAGAGGTGGTCATGGCCAGAGGTATAGTGCCAGAGTATTAGGGCAGGAAAGAGTCCAGGCTGGTGAGGTGAAGAACCAATCCAATCTTTCAAGAAGAGGAGCAGTCTGCATGTTACTCCAG GAATTTGAATGCCATCAAGCCATGCAAGAAATTCGAGCTTCTTATCATCTTGACAAGGAGCATATATGTTAG
- the LOC123166411 gene encoding CBS domain-containing protein CBSX1, chloroplastic isoform X5 gives MAARLLLLSFDCPAVAGGRRSRLSAVPRMSSGAPLVRPPASSVRAFAVTAARGKLPHRTSVAVEGGGVYTVGDFMTKREQLHVVKPSTSVDEALERLVEHRITGFPVTDDHWNLVGVVSDYDLLALDSISGNGQTEADIFPEVDSTWKTFHHIQKLLSKTNGKVVSDVMTSAPLVVRETTNLEDAARLLLVSKYRRLPVVDSSGKLVGIITRGNVVRAALEFKKNVEGSL, from the exons ATGGCCGCCAGGCTGCTGCTCCTCTCCTTCGATTGCCCGGCCGTCGCTGGCGGGCGGCGGTCTCGTCTGTCTGCAGTGCCACGGATGTCTTCCGGTGCACCCCTCGTGCGGCCCCCAGCCTCATCCGTCCGCGCGTTCGCGGTCACCGCCGCTAGAGGCAAGCTGCCGCACCGCACCTCCGTGGCTGTG GAGGGTGGTGGAGTTTACACTGTTGGTGACTTTATGACTAAAAGGGAACAACTCCATGTTGTGAAACCATCCACTTCAGTAGATGAAG CTCTTGAGAGGCTGGTGGAGCATCGAATAACTGGCTTTCCTGTTACCGATGATCACTGGAATTTG GTTGGTGTGGTCTCAGATTATGATCTGTTAGCACTGGACTCGATATCAG GAAATGGACAGACTGAAGCTGACATATTTCCTGAGGTGGACAGCACTTGGAAG ACTTTCCATCACATACAAAAGCTCTTAAGCAAAACCAATGGGAAAGTAGTTAGTGATGTTATGACTTCTGCACCTCTTGTGGTGCGTGAAACTACTAACCTTGAAGATGCTGCAAG GTTACTTCTTGTTAGTAAATACCGCAGGCTGCCAGTAGTCGACAGTTCGGGCAAATTG GTTGGAATCATCACAAGAGGGAACGTCGTCAGAGCTGCTCTTGAGTTTAAGAAAAATGTTGAAGGGAGTCTTTGA
- the LOC123166411 gene encoding CBS domain-containing protein CBSX2, chloroplastic isoform X4 has translation MAARLLLLSFDCPAVAGGRRSRLSAVPRMSSGAPLVRPPASSVRAFAVTAARGKLPHRTSVAVEGGGVYTVGDFMTKREQLHVVKPSTSVDEALERLVEHRITGFPVTDDHWNLVGVVSDYDLLALDSISGNGQTEADIFPEVDSTWKPSILKSEEITLGHRGLYVDDTGYMIRGGHGQRYSARVLGQERVQAGEVKNQSNLSRRGAVCMLLQEFECHQAMQEIRASYHLDKEHIC, from the exons ATGGCCGCCAGGCTGCTGCTCCTCTCCTTCGATTGCCCGGCCGTCGCTGGCGGGCGGCGGTCTCGTCTGTCTGCAGTGCCACGGATGTCTTCCGGTGCACCCCTCGTGCGGCCCCCAGCCTCATCCGTCCGCGCGTTCGCGGTCACCGCCGCTAGAGGCAAGCTGCCGCACCGCACCTCCGTGGCTGTG GAGGGTGGTGGAGTTTACACTGTTGGTGACTTTATGACTAAAAGGGAACAACTCCATGTTGTGAAACCATCCACTTCAGTAGATGAAG CTCTTGAGAGGCTGGTGGAGCATCGAATAACTGGCTTTCCTGTTACCGATGATCACTGGAATTTG GTTGGTGTGGTCTCAGATTATGATCTGTTAGCACTGGACTCGATATCAG GAAATGGACAGACTGAAGCTGACATATTTCCTGAGGTGGACAGCACTTGGAAG CCATCTATTCTCAAATCTGAAGAGATTACTCTTGGGCATAGAGGTTTGTATGTTGATGACACAGGGTACATGATCAGAGGTGGTCATGGCCAGAGGTATAGTGCCAGAGTATTAGGGCAGGAAAGAGTCCAGGCTGGTGAGGTGAAGAACCAATCCAATCTTTCAAGAAGAGGAGCAGTCTGCATGTTACTCCAG GAATTTGAATGCCATCAAGCCATGCAAGAAATTCGAGCTTCTTATCATCTTGACAAGGAGCATATATGTTAG
- the LOC123166411 gene encoding CBS domain-containing protein CBSX2, chloroplastic isoform X1 gives MAARLLLLSFDCPAVAGGRRSRLSAVPRMSSGAPLVRPPASSVRAFAVTAARGKLPHRTSVAVEGGGVYTVGDFMTKREQLHVVKPSTSVDEALERLVEHRITGFPVTDDHWNLVGVVSDYDLLALDSISGNGQTEADIFPEVDSTWKELVMFQPSILKSEEITLGHRGLYVDDTGYMIRGGHGQRYSARVLGQERVQAGEVKNQSNLSRRGAVCMLLQTFHHIQKLLSKTNGKVVSDVMTSAPLVVRETTNLEDAARLLLVSKYRRLPVVDSSGKLVGIITRGNVVRAALEFKKNVEGSL, from the exons ATGGCCGCCAGGCTGCTGCTCCTCTCCTTCGATTGCCCGGCCGTCGCTGGCGGGCGGCGGTCTCGTCTGTCTGCAGTGCCACGGATGTCTTCCGGTGCACCCCTCGTGCGGCCCCCAGCCTCATCCGTCCGCGCGTTCGCGGTCACCGCCGCTAGAGGCAAGCTGCCGCACCGCACCTCCGTGGCTGTG GAGGGTGGTGGAGTTTACACTGTTGGTGACTTTATGACTAAAAGGGAACAACTCCATGTTGTGAAACCATCCACTTCAGTAGATGAAG CTCTTGAGAGGCTGGTGGAGCATCGAATAACTGGCTTTCCTGTTACCGATGATCACTGGAATTTG GTTGGTGTGGTCTCAGATTATGATCTGTTAGCACTGGACTCGATATCAG GAAATGGACAGACTGAAGCTGACATATTTCCTGAGGTGGACAGCACTTGGAAG GAATTGGTCATGTTCCAGCCATCTATTCTCAAATCTGAAGAGATTACTCTTGGGCATAGAGGTTTGTATGTTGATGACACAGGGTACATGATCAGAGGTGGTCATGGCCAGAGGTATAGTGCCAGAGTATTAGGGCAGGAAAGAGTCCAGGCTGGTGAGGTGAAGAACCAATCCAATCTTTCAAGAAGAGGAGCAGTCTGCATGTTACTCCAG ACTTTCCATCACATACAAAAGCTCTTAAGCAAAACCAATGGGAAAGTAGTTAGTGATGTTATGACTTCTGCACCTCTTGTGGTGCGTGAAACTACTAACCTTGAAGATGCTGCAAG GTTACTTCTTGTTAGTAAATACCGCAGGCTGCCAGTAGTCGACAGTTCGGGCAAATTG GTTGGAATCATCACAAGAGGGAACGTCGTCAGAGCTGCTCTTGAGTTTAAGAAAAATGTTGAAGGGAGTCTTTGA
- the LOC123166411 gene encoding CBS domain-containing protein CBSX2, chloroplastic isoform X2: MAARLLLLSFDCPAVAGGRRSRLSAVPRMSSGAPLVRPPASSVRAFAVTAARGKLPHRTSVAVEGGGVYTVGDFMTKREQLHVVKPSTSVDEALERLVEHRITGFPVTDDHWNLVGVVSDYDLLALDSISGNGQTEADIFPEVDSTWKPSILKSEEITLGHRGLYVDDTGYMIRGGHGQRYSARVLGQERVQAGEVKNQSNLSRRGAVCMLLQTFHHIQKLLSKTNGKVVSDVMTSAPLVVRETTNLEDAARLLLVSKYRRLPVVDSSGKLVGIITRGNVVRAALEFKKNVEGSL; the protein is encoded by the exons ATGGCCGCCAGGCTGCTGCTCCTCTCCTTCGATTGCCCGGCCGTCGCTGGCGGGCGGCGGTCTCGTCTGTCTGCAGTGCCACGGATGTCTTCCGGTGCACCCCTCGTGCGGCCCCCAGCCTCATCCGTCCGCGCGTTCGCGGTCACCGCCGCTAGAGGCAAGCTGCCGCACCGCACCTCCGTGGCTGTG GAGGGTGGTGGAGTTTACACTGTTGGTGACTTTATGACTAAAAGGGAACAACTCCATGTTGTGAAACCATCCACTTCAGTAGATGAAG CTCTTGAGAGGCTGGTGGAGCATCGAATAACTGGCTTTCCTGTTACCGATGATCACTGGAATTTG GTTGGTGTGGTCTCAGATTATGATCTGTTAGCACTGGACTCGATATCAG GAAATGGACAGACTGAAGCTGACATATTTCCTGAGGTGGACAGCACTTGGAAG CCATCTATTCTCAAATCTGAAGAGATTACTCTTGGGCATAGAGGTTTGTATGTTGATGACACAGGGTACATGATCAGAGGTGGTCATGGCCAGAGGTATAGTGCCAGAGTATTAGGGCAGGAAAGAGTCCAGGCTGGTGAGGTGAAGAACCAATCCAATCTTTCAAGAAGAGGAGCAGTCTGCATGTTACTCCAG ACTTTCCATCACATACAAAAGCTCTTAAGCAAAACCAATGGGAAAGTAGTTAGTGATGTTATGACTTCTGCACCTCTTGTGGTGCGTGAAACTACTAACCTTGAAGATGCTGCAAG GTTACTTCTTGTTAGTAAATACCGCAGGCTGCCAGTAGTCGACAGTTCGGGCAAATTG GTTGGAATCATCACAAGAGGGAACGTCGTCAGAGCTGCTCTTGAGTTTAAGAAAAATGTTGAAGGGAGTCTTTGA